From one Thermogemmata fonticola genomic stretch:
- a CDS encoding RluA family pseudouridine synthase encodes MEGVTEWILHEDRHIIVVNKPGGLATQAPAGIPSVEDEVKEYLRQKYNKPGGVYLGVPQRLDRPVSGVLVLARQTKAARRLHEQFQQRTVEKEYWAVVSGRVEPPEGSWQDWLRKVPEVARVERSQLGEAGAKWAETRYRVLAWGEELTWLAFYPQTGRMHQLRAQAAWRDHPILGDTLYGSTHSFGPEAADNRGRCIALHARRLTLRHPLHGEFGQRCTFIAPLPGYWEPLKELFPSLREAAIL; translated from the coding sequence ATGGAAGGCGTAACGGAGTGGATTCTGCACGAGGATCGTCACATCATTGTGGTGAATAAGCCGGGGGGATTGGCGACACAAGCTCCGGCGGGGATACCGAGCGTCGAGGATGAAGTGAAGGAATACTTGCGGCAGAAGTATAACAAACCAGGAGGTGTGTATTTGGGGGTGCCCCAGCGGCTGGACCGGCCCGTGAGCGGTGTGCTGGTGCTCGCCCGGCAGACGAAGGCGGCGCGGCGGCTCCACGAACAGTTCCAACAGCGAACCGTCGAGAAGGAATACTGGGCGGTAGTGAGCGGGCGGGTGGAACCACCGGAAGGAAGCTGGCAGGACTGGCTGCGCAAGGTTCCAGAGGTGGCACGAGTGGAACGGAGTCAACTCGGAGAAGCCGGGGCCAAATGGGCCGAGACCCGCTATCGCGTGCTGGCCTGGGGGGAAGAGCTAACGTGGCTGGCCTTTTACCCCCAGACGGGCCGGATGCATCAACTGCGCGCTCAGGCGGCCTGGCGGGATCATCCCATCCTCGGCGACACTCTTTACGGCAGCACGCACAGCTTTGGTCCGGAGGCGGCGGACAATCGGGGACGATGTATCGCCTTACATGCCCGGCGGCTGACCTTGCGCCATCCGTTGCACGGGGAGTTCGGCCAGCGCTGCACTTTCATCGCCCCACTGCCTGGGTACTGGGAACCGTTGAAAGAACTATTTCCATCACTGCGGGAGGCTGCCATCCTGTGA
- a CDS encoding DedA family protein: MLENFDKYGYVGIFVALIAAGFGFPIPEELPVITAGILVGHGDTNLRWYIMLPVVIAGVVTADGLLYGAGRLWGRRLLEIGWVQRRLLPPDKREQIERNFAARGILVLLGARLLPGIRTPIFLMAGVLRVPLLRFLIADGIYAIPLVNLLFWLSYVLTDQVLVVFRQIQKVQEEYRPLVIVAVLSAVAGVLVHKYLLSRRVVVGDPAEVPPLIARPAEVLTHALESAMERVTRRSHHEAHVEHLPPPAGPKAMTSPEALHRMEAEAGPKTLPSAAAPSGPAERDGMPTCGDNPTPPLPAASLSAGAPLTPSSERANGGGAPTSRTEE, translated from the coding sequence ATGTTGGAAAACTTCGACAAATACGGGTATGTGGGGATATTCGTGGCCTTGATCGCTGCGGGTTTCGGCTTCCCCATCCCGGAAGAGTTGCCAGTCATTACCGCGGGAATCCTCGTGGGGCATGGGGACACCAATTTACGCTGGTATATCATGCTGCCGGTGGTGATCGCCGGGGTTGTCACGGCGGATGGCCTGCTCTATGGAGCTGGGCGGCTCTGGGGACGGCGGCTGTTGGAGATCGGCTGGGTCCAGCGCCGGCTGCTCCCCCCGGATAAGCGTGAGCAGATCGAGCGCAATTTTGCTGCCCGCGGGATTCTCGTCCTGCTCGGCGCTCGTCTTCTCCCAGGCATCCGTACGCCCATCTTCCTGATGGCCGGCGTGCTCCGAGTTCCGCTCCTCCGCTTTCTCATCGCCGATGGCATTTACGCCATTCCCCTTGTGAATCTGCTGTTCTGGCTGTCCTACGTGCTGACCGATCAGGTGCTGGTGGTTTTCCGCCAGATTCAGAAGGTGCAGGAGGAGTATCGGCCGCTGGTGATTGTCGCGGTGTTGTCTGCCGTGGCCGGAGTGCTCGTGCACAAGTACCTATTGAGCCGGCGCGTGGTGGTCGGGGACCCGGCAGAGGTTCCGCCGCTGATCGCCCGGCCCGCCGAAGTCCTCACCCATGCCTTGGAAAGTGCTATGGAAAGGGTGACCCGCCGCAGCCACCACGAGGCACACGTTGAGCACCTGCCCCCACCTGCCGGACCAAAGGCCATGACCTCTCCCGAAGCCCTTCACCGGATGGAAGCCGAGGCCGGCCCGAAAACCCTCCCCTCCGCCGCAGCCCCTTCCGGCCCGGCAGAACGAGACGGTATGCCGACCTGTGGTGACAACCCAACGCCTCCGCTTCCCGCTGCGTCTCTCTCTGCGGGCGCCCCCCTCACTCCTTCGTCGGAAAGAGCGAACGGAGGAGGCGCTCCGACAAGTCGTACTGAGGAGTGA